The Sphingomonas telluris genome includes a window with the following:
- the rpmI gene encoding 50S ribosomal protein L35, translating to MPKLKTKSGVKKRFKLTATGKIKHGVAGKRHRLISHNAKYIRQNRGTEVLADADTARVKLWAPYGLK from the coding sequence ATGCCCAAGCTGAAGACCAAGAGCGGCGTGAAAAAGCGCTTCAAGCTCACGGCGACCGGCAAGATCAAGCACGGGGTCGCTGGCAAGCGCCACCGGCTGATCAGCCACAACGCCAAGTACATCCGCCAGAACCGCGGCACCGAAGTTCTCGCCGACGCCGATACGGCGCGCGTGAAGCTCTGGGCGCCCTACGGCCTCAAGTAA
- a CDS encoding NAD+ synthase yields the protein MTDRLVIALAQMNQRVGDLACNAAAILEMREKAAGADLLMVPELQLTGYPPEDLVLKPEFVRRTMEAAERLIDATATPGPALLFGSIHNEDGLNYNVMILAEGGRMIARTLKRELPNYGTFDEKRVFTSGPLPEPIEFRGVKIGVPICEDIWQDVVCSHLADAGAEFLLVPNGSPYELDKDDKRALLVRSRVTMTGLPLAYLNRVGGQDELVFDGSSFIMHADGERVVQFCDWEEELLLTEWQRGPQGWLCRTRAEHQLDPFPEDVYRAMVVGLRDYVTRNGFPGVILGLSGGIDSALSAAIAVDALGADKVWCVMLPSKYTSEESLADARECAELLGCRHDVISIAPGVAAFDEALKEAFAGTTPGLAEENLQARLRMVALMALSNKFGPMLLTTGNKSEMSVGYATLYGDMSGGYNVLKDAYKTTVFALSRWRNRNKPEGALGPDGPVMPANVITKPPSAELRPDQKDEDSLPPYSDLDRILEGLIDKEMSVREVANATGEPLELVAKMEQLVLKAEYKRRQAPPGVKIGVRNFGRDRRYPISNFFHTGPEVELPR from the coding sequence ATGACCGACCGGCTCGTGATCGCCCTTGCCCAGATGAACCAGCGCGTTGGCGATCTTGCCTGCAATGCCGCGGCAATCCTCGAGATGCGCGAGAAGGCGGCCGGCGCGGACTTGCTGATGGTGCCGGAGCTGCAGCTGACGGGCTATCCGCCGGAGGACCTGGTGCTGAAGCCGGAGTTCGTTCGGCGGACGATGGAGGCGGCGGAACGGCTGATCGACGCGACCGCGACGCCCGGCCCTGCTCTGCTGTTCGGCTCGATCCACAATGAGGACGGCCTCAACTACAACGTGATGATCCTCGCCGAGGGCGGCCGGATGATCGCCCGGACGCTCAAGCGCGAGCTTCCGAACTACGGCACGTTCGACGAGAAGCGTGTGTTTACCTCGGGCCCGTTGCCGGAGCCGATCGAGTTCCGCGGCGTGAAGATCGGTGTGCCGATTTGCGAGGACATCTGGCAGGACGTCGTCTGCTCCCACCTCGCCGATGCGGGCGCGGAGTTCCTGCTCGTGCCGAATGGCAGCCCGTACGAACTCGACAAGGACGACAAGCGCGCACTGCTCGTGCGGTCGCGCGTCACGATGACCGGCCTCCCGCTCGCTTATCTCAATCGCGTGGGCGGCCAGGACGAGCTGGTGTTCGACGGCTCCTCCTTCATCATGCACGCCGACGGCGAGCGCGTGGTGCAGTTCTGCGACTGGGAGGAGGAGCTGCTTCTGACCGAGTGGCAGCGCGGCCCCCAGGGTTGGCTCTGCAGGACCCGCGCCGAGCATCAGCTCGATCCTTTCCCGGAGGATGTCTATCGCGCGATGGTCGTCGGCTTGCGCGACTATGTGACTCGCAACGGCTTTCCGGGGGTGATCCTCGGTCTCTCGGGAGGGATCGACAGCGCGCTCTCCGCAGCGATCGCGGTCGATGCGCTTGGGGCGGACAAGGTCTGGTGCGTCATGCTTCCGTCGAAGTACACGTCGGAGGAGAGTTTGGCCGACGCGCGCGAGTGCGCGGAACTGCTCGGATGTCGTCATGACGTCATTTCCATCGCACCCGGAGTGGCCGCTTTCGACGAGGCGCTGAAGGAGGCTTTCGCGGGAACGACGCCTGGTCTTGCGGAGGAGAATCTGCAGGCGCGGCTGCGCATGGTCGCGCTCATGGCCCTGTCGAACAAGTTCGGGCCGATGCTGCTTACGACCGGGAACAAGAGCGAAATGAGCGTGGGCTATGCAACGCTCTATGGCGACATGTCCGGCGGCTACAATGTGCTCAAGGACGCCTACAAGACGACCGTGTTTGCCTTGTCGCGCTGGCGCAACCGCAACAAACCCGAGGGCGCCTTGGGTCCGGACGGTCCGGTCATGCCGGCGAACGTGATCACCAAGCCGCCGTCGGCCGAGCTGCGCCCCGATCAGAAGGACGAGGACAGCCTGCCGCCCTACTCCGACCTCGACCGCATCCTGGAAGGGCTGATCGACAAGGAGATGTCGGTGCGCGAGGTGGCGAACGCCACGGGCGAGCCGCTCGAACTGGTCGCGAAGATGGAGCAGCTGGTGCTCAAGGCAGAGTACAAGCGCCGCCAGGCGCCACCGGGCGTGAAGATCGGCGTGCGCAACTTCGGCCGCGACCGGCGTTACCCCATCAGCAACTTCTTCCACACCGGACCCGAGGTGGAGCTTCCGCGATGA
- a CDS encoding ribose-phosphate pyrophosphokinase yields the protein MKLLAGNSNPPLAKSIADYLEIPLTEASVRRFADEEVFVEINENVRGEDVFVLQTTSYPANDNLMELLICIDALRRASAKRITAVVPYFGYARQDRKPGPRTPISAKLVANLITTAGANRVLSVDLHAGQIQGFFDIPTDNLFAAPVIAADIQARLSNKNLMIVSPDVGGVVRARGLAKRLDNAPLAIVDKRRERAGESEVMNIIGDVDGRTCILVDDIVDSAGTLCNAAAALRQQGAEEVFAYCTHGVLSGGAAARVAASELKELVVTDSIWSGEPDEDGKIRRLTIAPLLAEAVRRIADESSVSSLFD from the coding sequence ATGAAACTGCTTGCGGGCAACAGCAATCCGCCGCTTGCCAAGTCCATTGCCGATTATCTCGAGATCCCGCTGACGGAGGCGAGCGTCCGCCGCTTCGCCGACGAGGAAGTCTTCGTCGAGATCAACGAGAACGTGCGCGGCGAGGACGTCTTCGTCCTCCAGACGACGAGCTATCCGGCCAACGACAATTTGATGGAGCTGCTGATCTGCATCGATGCGCTGCGCCGCGCGTCGGCTAAGCGGATCACGGCCGTCGTCCCCTATTTCGGCTATGCTCGACAGGACCGGAAGCCGGGACCACGCACGCCGATCTCGGCGAAGCTGGTAGCGAACCTGATCACCACCGCGGGAGCGAACCGCGTCCTGTCGGTCGACCTGCACGCGGGGCAGATCCAGGGCTTCTTCGACATTCCGACCGACAACCTCTTCGCCGCTCCGGTGATCGCCGCCGACATCCAGGCGCGGCTGTCGAACAAGAATCTGATGATCGTGTCTCCGGACGTCGGCGGCGTGGTTCGCGCGCGCGGCCTCGCCAAGCGGCTCGACAATGCTCCGCTGGCCATCGTCGACAAGCGCCGCGAGCGGGCCGGTGAATCCGAAGTGATGAACATCATCGGCGACGTCGACGGACGCACCTGCATCCTCGTCGACGACATCGTCGATTCGGCAGGCACGCTCTGCAACGCCGCCGCCGCGCTGAGGCAGCAAGGCGCCGAGGAAGTCTTCGCCTATTGCACGCACGGCGTTCTTTCGGGCGGAGCAGCAGCCCGCGTGGCGGCGTCGGAGCTCAAGGAGCTGGTGGTCACCGATTCCATCTGGAGCGGCGAGCCCGACGAAGACGGCAAGATCCGTCGCCTGACGATCGCGCCGCTGCTGGCGGAAGCGGTCCGCCGCATCGCCGACGAAAGCTCGGTTTCGAGCCTGTTCGACTAG
- a CDS encoding cupin domain-containing protein: protein MHTDVILKRFEQPDEVREFPLGKFELVTLGGMTIGRATYQPGWRWSVHVGDQLGQASCHIEHVGMVVSGSATAAMDDGEVIEMRAGDVFYIPPGHDSWVVGDEPYVSLHFLGAESYAHD, encoded by the coding sequence ATGCACACGGACGTCATCCTCAAGCGCTTCGAGCAGCCCGACGAGGTCCGCGAATTCCCGCTCGGCAAGTTCGAGCTGGTAACTCTCGGCGGAATGACCATCGGCCGCGCGACCTATCAGCCGGGCTGGCGATGGTCGGTCCACGTTGGCGACCAGCTCGGCCAGGCGTCATGTCACATCGAGCATGTCGGAATGGTCGTGTCCGGCTCGGCAACCGCCGCCATGGACGATGGCGAGGTCATCGAAATGCGCGCCGGGGACGTCTTCTACATCCCGCCGGGACACGACAGCTGGGTCGTCGGCGACGAGCCGTACGTCTCGCTGCACTTCCTCGGCGCCGAGAGCTACGCGCACGACTGA
- a CDS encoding META domain-containing protein, which produces MKQLTMIATLLVAACSPSANEPAANQTEKPAAREKPADVPSLAGEWSVTALGGKPLQQVFPMTASITADKATVHSECVTFAWSYTQDGNIVAFSPMSTGHCGRNQTTNENEIERALKGANIALFSKEGREVQLSGNGGTATLTRR; this is translated from the coding sequence ATGAAACAACTGACGATGATCGCCACCCTGTTGGTCGCGGCGTGCTCGCCGTCGGCGAACGAGCCGGCTGCCAACCAGACCGAAAAGCCCGCTGCCAGGGAGAAGCCGGCAGACGTGCCATCGCTGGCGGGTGAGTGGAGCGTGACCGCGTTGGGCGGAAAGCCACTGCAGCAGGTCTTCCCGATGACCGCGAGCATCACCGCCGACAAAGCCACGGTGCATTCGGAATGCGTGACCTTTGCCTGGAGCTACACGCAGGACGGCAACATCGTCGCGTTCAGCCCGATGTCGACGGGGCATTGCGGCCGCAACCAGACCACGAACGAGAATGAGATCGAGCGGGCGCTGAAGGGAGCGAACATCGCTCTTTTCTCAAAGGAGGGGCGTGAAGTTCAGCTATCCGGCAACGGCGGCACCGCAACCCTGACCCGGCGTTAG
- a CDS encoding SOS response-associated peptidase family protein — MCNLYRLEKNPDAIRRLFAEIEMTLEFPEGIPNFEPRDVRITDRAPIVRFNRDRGVAELVERRWSWPAPGGKPVFNMRSDGREFSRDRCLVMADSFYEFTTPADARQKRKDCWLFRPSNEQPFAIAGVTRNDPQFGEAFTLLTVPPGPDIQPYHNRQIALLGLTKWRAWLDGSISSKEMLQPAEAGELAVAAAA; from the coding sequence GTGTGCAACCTCTACCGTCTCGAAAAGAACCCGGACGCCATCCGGCGGCTGTTCGCCGAGATCGAAATGACCTTGGAGTTTCCGGAAGGCATTCCGAACTTCGAGCCGCGCGACGTCCGGATCACCGATCGCGCCCCGATCGTCCGGTTCAACCGCGACCGTGGCGTAGCGGAGCTCGTCGAGCGCCGCTGGTCCTGGCCCGCGCCGGGCGGCAAGCCGGTCTTCAACATGCGCTCGGACGGGCGCGAATTCTCCCGGGACCGCTGCCTGGTCATGGCCGACAGCTTCTACGAATTCACTACTCCTGCCGACGCCAGGCAGAAGCGCAAGGATTGCTGGCTCTTCCGGCCGTCGAACGAGCAGCCCTTCGCCATCGCCGGCGTGACGCGCAACGACCCGCAGTTCGGCGAGGCGTTCACGCTGCTGACCGTTCCGCCGGGACCGGACATACAGCCGTATCACAACCGCCAGATCGCCTTGCTCGGCCTGACCAAGTGGCGGGCGTGGCTCGACGGATCGATCAGCTCGAAAGAAATGCTGCAGCCGGCGGAAGCGGGAGAGCTAGCGGTCGCCGCCGCGGCCTGA
- the aceB gene encoding malate synthase A, with the protein MNSVIDRPRIVAEPSRVPGAGAVLTPDALDLVAELHERFDGRRRELLDKRLERQERFDAGELPDFRDDTRDIREAEWTVGSIPADLQDRRVEITGPTNAKMVINALNSGARVFMADFEDATSPTWDELVTGQANLKAYWLGRLGFTDPDSGKAYEVGENPAVLMVRPRGLHLPEDHVTVDYEPVAGAFFDFALYVWHNARAALTQGSGPYFYIPKLESAEEAALWSDIFALAENRLRLERGTIKATILIETIPAAFEMDEILYALRENIVGLNCGRWDYIFSTIKRLGRHAGRLTPDRSAMTMDKAFLAAYSLRLIDTCHRRGAFAMGGMSAFIPVKGDENANRAAMDKVRADKLREVTNGHDGTWVAHPGLVPIALEAFEAMPGPNQLSKRPEHVPGREEMLELHKGPRTEHGARENIRVGVQYLAAWLGGKGAVPLYNLMEDAATAEISRAQLWQWLHFEAPLDDGRKFTRELFDALYDEEIGLLQEVPDIADASELFREMVVSDDFTEFLTLPAYERLD; encoded by the coding sequence ATGAATTCAGTCATAGACCGGCCGCGGATCGTGGCCGAGCCCAGCCGAGTGCCGGGGGCGGGCGCAGTACTCACCCCGGACGCTCTCGACCTCGTGGCGGAGCTGCACGAGAGGTTCGACGGCCGCCGCCGCGAACTGCTCGACAAGCGCCTCGAGCGGCAGGAGCGTTTTGACGCCGGGGAGCTCCCGGATTTCCGCGACGATACGCGCGACATTCGCGAGGCCGAATGGACCGTGGGAAGCATCCCTGCCGATCTTCAGGACCGGCGCGTTGAGATTACCGGGCCGACCAATGCGAAGATGGTGATCAACGCCCTCAATTCGGGCGCGCGCGTCTTCATGGCCGACTTCGAGGACGCGACGTCGCCGACCTGGGACGAGCTCGTCACCGGACAGGCGAACCTCAAGGCCTATTGGCTTGGGCGGCTGGGCTTCACCGACCCCGACAGCGGCAAGGCCTATGAGGTTGGAGAAAATCCGGCGGTTCTGATGGTCCGGCCGCGCGGACTTCACCTGCCGGAAGACCATGTCACCGTCGATTACGAGCCGGTCGCGGGCGCGTTCTTCGATTTCGCGCTTTACGTCTGGCACAATGCGCGGGCCGCGCTGACGCAGGGCTCGGGCCCGTACTTCTATATTCCCAAGCTGGAGAGTGCGGAGGAAGCGGCGCTGTGGAGCGATATCTTCGCGCTCGCGGAAAACCGACTTCGGCTGGAGCGGGGGACGATCAAGGCGACGATCCTGATCGAGACCATCCCGGCGGCGTTCGAGATGGACGAGATTCTCTACGCCCTACGTGAGAACATCGTCGGCCTGAACTGCGGCCGCTGGGACTATATCTTCTCGACCATCAAGCGGCTCGGCCGCCACGCGGGCCGCTTGACCCCTGATCGCTCGGCGATGACGATGGATAAGGCCTTCCTCGCGGCCTATTCGCTGCGGCTGATCGACACCTGCCACCGCCGCGGCGCATTCGCGATGGGCGGCATGTCGGCCTTCATTCCCGTGAAGGGTGATGAGAACGCGAACCGAGCCGCGATGGACAAGGTGCGGGCAGACAAGCTGCGCGAGGTGACTAACGGCCATGACGGGACCTGGGTCGCGCATCCGGGGCTGGTACCGATCGCCCTGGAGGCTTTCGAAGCGATGCCGGGTCCGAACCAGCTGTCCAAGCGGCCGGAGCATGTTCCGGGCCGTGAGGAGATGCTGGAACTGCACAAGGGCCCACGCACGGAGCATGGCGCTCGCGAGAATATCCGGGTCGGCGTCCAATATCTCGCCGCTTGGCTCGGCGGAAAGGGGGCGGTGCCGCTCTACAATTTGATGGAAGATGCGGCGACGGCGGAGATCAGCCGCGCGCAGCTGTGGCAGTGGCTGCATTTCGAAGCGCCGCTCGACGACGGCCGCAAATTTACGCGAGAGCTGTTCGACGCGCTGTACGACGAAGAGATCGGCCTGCTGCAGGAAGTGCCCGACATCGCCGACGCATCCGAACTGTTCCGCGAAATGGTCGTCTCAGACGACTTTACGGAGTTCCTGACACTGCCGGCCTACGAGCGGCTCGACTAA
- a CDS encoding COG4705 family protein, protein MDDRQLRQEALSKVPAITLGFWIIKILATTLGETAGDTVTMTWLGETTPHPVPNGYLIGTAIFGVLLIVLVAAQIRARAFNPWLYWATIAASTTAGTTLADFADRALGVGYPGGSLILLALVLASLFFWHRSLGTVDVNTVATPKAEAFYWLTITFSQTLGTALGDWIADAGLGYSGGAMVFGAMLVLTAALYFWTNISRVFLFWAAFILTRPLGATVGDFLDKPISNGGLQLSRPIASLALAVAIIALIVLLPQRAGRHPGEEGPLPA, encoded by the coding sequence ATGGACGATCGGCAATTGCGGCAAGAAGCCCTCTCCAAAGTCCCCGCAATCACGCTGGGCTTCTGGATCATCAAGATCCTCGCCACGACCCTCGGAGAAACCGCGGGTGACACGGTAACGATGACGTGGCTGGGCGAAACCACGCCGCACCCTGTCCCCAACGGCTATCTCATTGGCACGGCGATCTTCGGTGTATTGTTGATCGTGCTCGTCGCTGCGCAGATCAGGGCGCGCGCCTTCAACCCATGGCTATATTGGGCAACGATCGCGGCCTCCACGACGGCTGGTACGACGCTGGCCGACTTTGCCGATCGGGCCCTGGGCGTCGGTTATCCGGGCGGCTCCTTGATCCTGCTGGCGCTCGTTCTGGCCTCCCTGTTCTTCTGGCATCGATCGCTCGGGACTGTGGACGTTAATACGGTCGCAACACCAAAGGCCGAGGCCTTCTACTGGCTGACGATCACCTTTTCCCAGACATTGGGCACCGCGCTCGGCGATTGGATCGCGGATGCGGGACTTGGATATTCGGGTGGCGCAATGGTGTTCGGCGCCATGCTGGTATTAACCGCGGCGCTGTACTTCTGGACGAACATCTCCCGCGTCTTCCTGTTCTGGGCTGCGTTCATTCTTACGCGGCCCCTTGGTGCCACGGTTGGCGATTTCCTGGACAAGCCGATCAGCAACGGTGGCCTCCAACTGAGCCGTCCGATCGCATCGCTTGCATTGGCCGTGGCGATCATCGCGCTGATCGTCCTGCTGCCACAGCGGGCGGGCCGACATCCCGGCGAAGAAGGGCCTTTGCCGGCCTAG
- a CDS encoding SDR family oxidoreductase, producing MPHVLITGANRGLGLEFVRQYKEAGWQITATARESSPELDALGVEVETLEMSDLDAVAEFGKRFDSLDLLIANAGTYGPQQVRDAEAARAWEETFVVNTIAPFLLAQSVLPAVNKAGGKLIAVSTRMGSIEDNDSGGFIAYRSSKSALNSAWRSLAIDNPGVTCVVLHPGWVQTRMGGSSAPLQPEESIAGMRKVIEGPRPEQSGGFFAYDGATVPW from the coding sequence ATGCCACACGTCCTGATCACCGGAGCCAATCGCGGCCTCGGCCTCGAATTCGTCCGCCAGTACAAGGAGGCCGGCTGGCAGATCACCGCCACCGCCCGGGAATCCAGTCCGGAGCTCGACGCACTGGGCGTCGAGGTCGAGACGCTGGAGATGAGCGACCTCGATGCGGTCGCGGAATTCGGGAAGCGCTTCGACAGCCTCGACCTGCTGATCGCCAACGCCGGGACCTACGGTCCGCAACAGGTCCGCGACGCGGAAGCGGCACGCGCCTGGGAAGAGACGTTCGTCGTCAACACGATCGCGCCGTTCCTGCTAGCCCAGTCCGTTCTCCCCGCGGTCAACAAGGCCGGCGGCAAGCTGATCGCCGTCAGCACCCGCATGGGGAGCATCGAGGACAATGACTCCGGCGGCTTCATCGCCTATCGCTCATCCAAGTCGGCGCTCAACTCCGCTTGGCGCAGCCTCGCGATCGACAATCCCGGCGTGACCTGCGTCGTGCTCCATCCGGGATGGGTGCAGACCCGCATGGGCGGGTCGTCCGCTCCGCTTCAGCCGGAAGAGAGCATCGCCGGCATGCGCAAGGTCATTGAAGGGCCGCGCCCGGAGCAATCCGGAGGCTTCTTCGCCTACGATGGCGCGACGGTTCCCTGGTAG
- the rplT gene encoding 50S ribosomal protein L20: protein MARVKRGVTTRAKHKRILDNAKGYYGRRKNTIRIARQAVEKAGQYAYRDRKVKKRSFRALWIQRINAAVRAEGLTYGQFIHALKLANIDLDRKVLADIAMHEGEAFSGIIAQAKKALEGKAAA, encoded by the coding sequence ATGGCACGCGTCAAGCGCGGCGTTACCACGCGCGCAAAGCACAAAAGGATCCTCGACAATGCGAAGGGCTATTACGGCCGTCGCAAGAACACGATCCGCATCGCCCGCCAGGCTGTCGAAAAGGCAGGCCAGTACGCCTACCGCGACCGCAAGGTGAAGAAGCGGAGCTTCCGCGCCCTCTGGATCCAGCGCATCAACGCTGCGGTCCGCGCGGAAGGCCTGACCTACGGGCAGTTCATCCACGCGCTCAAGCTTGCGAACATCGACCTCGACCGGAAGGTCCTGGCAGACATCGCGATGCACGAAGGCGAAGCGTTCAGCGGCATCATCGCCCAGGCGAAGAAGGCGCTCGAGGGAAAGGCCGCGGCCTAG
- a CDS encoding DUF4170 domain-containing protein, which translates to MAQRFWVIGGDYSDCRFKDITPGTETMHGPYDDEVKARTEWQRLTFRDHCGATTRYSICVEPNRA; encoded by the coding sequence ATGGCACAGCGTTTTTGGGTGATCGGCGGCGACTACAGCGACTGCCGGTTCAAGGACATCACTCCGGGCACCGAAACGATGCACGGCCCCTATGACGACGAAGTGAAGGCGCGAACCGAATGGCAGCGTCTCACTTTCCGGGATCATTGTGGGGCGACAACGCGCTATTCGATCTGTGTGGAGCCGAATCGCGCATGA
- the gltX gene encoding glutamate--tRNA ligase, with translation MSVVTRFAPSPTGRLHVGNIRTALHNFLFARKNGGKFLLRIDDTDRERSREEFVEAIRDDLTWLGLLWDSEVRQSQRFDNYERQFDRLKSAGRVYACYETPEELELRRKVLLGRGLPPVYERKAADAPVPEGRQAHWRFKLDHDAPIEWNDLIRGPQRFDPKLLSDPVVRREDGSWLYLLPSVIDDVDLGITHIVRGEDHVTNSAAQIQMFEALGAKPPHFAHEALLVAAEGKLSKRLGSYGAEHLREEGVEPLAMLDVLGRIGTSQPVEPLKLEELVDGFDFAHFGRAPAHFDPHDVELINARLLHRLEHSAVADRLPAAAREEDWILLRPNLERLSDFSDWFDVLHGDVEVPELAHDERLMMKDAASIAEGLDWAAEPWKALTGELKTVSGRKGRELFHPLRLALTGRDSGPEMAGLVARMGKDRAIQRLKAAAKR, from the coding sequence ATGAGCGTCGTCACTCGCTTTGCACCCTCGCCGACAGGGCGCCTGCACGTCGGGAATATCCGCACGGCGCTGCACAACTTCCTCTTTGCCCGGAAGAACGGCGGCAAGTTCCTGCTGCGCATCGACGACACCGACCGCGAACGCAGCCGGGAGGAATTCGTGGAGGCCATTCGCGACGATCTCACATGGCTCGGGCTGCTGTGGGATTCGGAAGTTCGGCAGTCGCAGCGTTTCGACAACTACGAACGCCAGTTCGATCGCCTGAAGTCGGCCGGGCGGGTCTATGCCTGCTACGAGACCCCCGAGGAGCTTGAGTTGCGTCGCAAGGTGCTTCTCGGACGCGGCCTGCCGCCAGTCTACGAGCGGAAGGCTGCCGACGCTCCCGTGCCGGAAGGCCGCCAGGCGCATTGGCGCTTCAAGCTCGACCATGACGCGCCGATCGAGTGGAACGACCTTATTCGCGGCCCGCAGCGGTTCGATCCGAAGCTGCTGTCCGACCCCGTTGTCCGCCGTGAGGATGGCAGCTGGCTGTATTTGCTCCCCAGCGTGATCGACGATGTCGACCTTGGCATCACGCACATCGTTCGCGGCGAGGACCACGTCACGAACAGCGCGGCGCAGATCCAGATGTTCGAGGCGCTGGGCGCGAAGCCGCCGCACTTTGCGCACGAGGCGTTGCTGGTTGCTGCCGAGGGCAAGCTCTCGAAGCGCCTGGGCTCCTACGGCGCTGAGCATCTGCGGGAGGAAGGCGTCGAGCCGCTGGCGATGCTGGATGTGCTCGGCCGCATCGGCACCTCGCAGCCGGTTGAGCCCCTGAAGCTCGAGGAGTTGGTGGACGGGTTCGACTTTGCTCACTTCGGGCGAGCACCCGCGCATTTCGACCCGCACGACGTGGAGCTGATCAACGCACGCCTGCTGCATCGGCTGGAGCATTCGGCTGTCGCTGACAGATTGCCTGCCGCCGCGAGGGAGGAGGACTGGATCCTCCTGAGGCCGAACCTCGAACGGCTGTCCGACTTCAGCGACTGGTTCGACGTGCTGCACGGGGATGTCGAAGTGCCGGAGCTCGCGCACGACGAGCGGCTCATGATGAAAGATGCTGCCAGCATCGCGGAGGGCCTCGACTGGGCTGCCGAGCCATGGAAGGCGCTCACCGGCGAGCTGAAGACCGTCAGCGGCCGCAAGGGCCGCGAGCTGTTCCATCCGTTACGCCTCGCGCTCACCGGCCGCGACAGCGGTCCGGAGATGGCCGGTCTTGTCGCCCGTATGGGCAAGGACCGCGCGATCCAGAGGCTGAAGGCCGCCGCCAAGCGCTAA